Proteins encoded together in one Lathyrus oleraceus cultivar Zhongwan6 chromosome 5, CAAS_Psat_ZW6_1.0, whole genome shotgun sequence window:
- the LOC127079191 gene encoding uncharacterized protein LOC127079191: protein MKYIISEKRTTDIELILLTETCNIILQGMKIHVKDKDMDYVTIPCTIGDIQFKKALIDLGASMSLMPFSIYRKLGIGTIQDTRMKLQFIYHSVKRPYSIVEDILVKIDKFMFPDDFVILEMSKGRCMIDIEDGTVTLKVYDEELKIDVQNTMRYKDDVETSNIVKVLDIVIAQSIQNQIFKLPLERVLSLSA, encoded by the exons ATGAAATATATCATCTCCGAGAAACGCACCACTGACATTGAGCTTATACTTTTGACTGAAACATGCAATATTATCTTGCAAGGTATGAAGATTCATGTGAAAGATAAAGATATGGACTATGTCACCATTCCATGCACTATTGGAGATATACAATTCAAGAAGGCGCTTATTGATTTGGGAGCTAGTATGAGTCTTATGCCCTTTTCTATCTATAGAAAGTTAGGCATTGGTACTATTCAGGATACCAGAATGAAACTTCAGTTTATATaccactcagtgaagagaccttATAGTATAGTAGAAGATATTCTGGTAAAAATAGACAAGTTTATGTTTCCTGATGATTTTGTGATTCTTGAAATGTCTAAAG GAAGATGTATGATAGACATAGAGGATGGAACTGTGACCCTTAAGGTTTATGATGAAGAATTGAAAATTGATGTCCAGAATACTATGAGGTATAAAGATGATGTGGAGACTAGTAATATAGTTAAGGTGTTAGACATAGTGATTGCTCAGTCTATTCAGAACCAAATATTTAAGTTGCCTTTAGAAAGAGTCCTTAGCCTTTCTGCTTAA